The genome window ATTGCTCCCAATACTATGAATATGAAATTTCTTGTCTTGAAAAAAAATATCTTCTTCTTGTTCAAATAGAAATAGCAGAAGTTCTTAATGCCCAGACCTTATATTTAGGTAACTTTTCTGCAACACATTCAACAACAAAGTGTTCGAATAATCCCTATGGGCAAGATTCTAATAGAAAAGTATTTACAAAACTAAAAAAACAAGTTGTTAGTGATTTTATAAAAATAATTGCGCCTTCCTATTCTTATAAATATTTCACGCTCTTAGATTCTCCCTATATTAAATACAGCAGTAAAGAAGAAGATTTACTAGAAGAGGCACTAAGTCTTATTAAAAACAAACAAATAAAAGAAGCAAGTATTTTATTAAAAGAACTTGTTTTATCAACTAACTATAAGTCTTATATTGCTTTATACAATCTGGCTTTAAGTCATGAAGCACTCAATGAATTAGAGCGTTCCCTTGCTTATTATTTAAGAGCAAAAGAACTTATGTTTAATGAAGATAACAAAGAAGAACTTTCTTCTTCTCTAAAAAGAATTAAAGAAAGTATAAAAAATAAAACCTTAGCTACAAAACAACTAAAGTACTAAAATATTAAATCCTGTCTTCTTCTTCAAGAATGAATAAATCAGGATTTTGTGTATTTAACGTTTCTATTATATACGTATTATCTTTTTCTTTTAAAGAGACAAAAGTATCTTTGTTTTCTTTATGTTCTAATAAAAAAGAAGCTTCTTCGTCTAGCACTTTATTTGTAAAACCTAAACTCTCATATTGAGATTTTAAATCTTCTTTTAAATTCGAAAAATTTATTTTAGTATTAAAACTTAAAATAATAGGATTAAAGTCGTTTATTTTTAATGTCATTCTTGAAGAAAAATCTTCTATTTCTTCCTTGTTTTCTTCAAAAATATATTTATAGGTATTAG of Campylobacteraceae bacterium contains these proteins:
- a CDS encoding tetratricopeptide repeat protein, translating into MHISFLSLFLILFFTACSSKINIRSIEPSVIQSHKIKNIHIKRFSNDSINLEEEIKDQMFKLSFEGKKYFNLINNERHADILKEQVLQDSGIIQLKKENPVFTFQEAQSILWGKILKKEIDENTYYKEKTNYNKCVQYLKNKKGERYCSQYYEYEISCLEKKYLLLVQIEIAEVLNAQTLYLGNFSATHSTTKCSNNPYGQDSNRKVFTKLKKQVVSDFIKIIAPSYSYKYFTLLDSPYIKYSSKEEDLLEEALSLIKNKQIKEASILLKELVLSTNYKSYIALYNLALSHEALNELERSLAYYLRAKELMFNEDNKEELSSSLKRIKESIKNKTLATKQLKY